Genomic segment of Nitrospirota bacterium:
CTGGGAGGATAGAGGCTGAAGTTGTTTGCCTACAGATAGAACAGTGAAGAAAGAGGCGGAGAGCGGTGACTCAGTCAGTGACTCATTCCCAATGCAGAGATCGCGTCATAGGCACGATGCCTTACTTCTTGAGAGCGTGAAGGAATCCTCCCAGGACTCTCCGGAAACCCTCAGGGTCTTCGGCCATCATGAAGTGGCCCGTTTCGAATATCGCCAGGCGCGATCCAGCAATCTGCGCCTGAATATCTGCTGCGATGGACGGCGTGGCCACGCCGTCTTTAGCGCCGACCATGATGAGAGTCGGCGCGGTAATCGAAGAGAGCTGCCCGTGTTTGTTGAAGAGGGACATGGAGGTCAGGGCTTCACGAAGGACTGAGGCATTCCAGGTGGGAATGCGGTCGAGCAGTGGCTGATAAAGCTGTGGATTTGTCCCGGCGGGAAAACTTTCCAGTAAAATTTTCTTGGATACCTCGGCGTTCGTGCGTGGGTTGCCGATCGACGGCAGGTTCTGATCGAGAATCATGGCGCCATCGGTGGTCGAGACCAGCACGAGGGCTTTCACGCGATCGGGATGTTCCAGGGCCAGTTGCTGGAGGATCATGCCGCCCATCGACACACCGACCCAGACGGGCTTCTCGATCTTCAACCGATCCGCCAGTGCGATCAGGTCCTTCACGAATTGCGAAATGTTGGAGCCGGTGGGGGTCTTCTCCGAATCGCCATAGCCC
This window contains:
- a CDS encoding alpha/beta hydrolase produces the protein MTAQPTRRTVSLDGVTLSILEAGTGDPVIYVHGVVTTSNIFPKYLAAYSPAYRGIAVDLRGYGDSEKTPTGSNISQFVKDLIALADRLKIEKPVWVGVSMGGMILQQLALEHPDRVKALVLVSTTDGAMILDQNLPSIGNPRTNAEVSKKILLESFPAGTNPQLYQPLLDRIPTWNASVLREALTSMSLFNKHGQLSSITAPTLIMVGAKDGVATPSIAADIQAQIAGSRLAIFETGHFMMAEDPEGFRRVLGGFLHALKK